The proteins below come from a single Geobacillus thermoleovorans genomic window:
- a CDS encoding phage portal protein: MLTSEQIRDAIKKHRTELPRYQKLYNYYVGRNDILNRQLPDPLKPNNKIATSYPSLIIDTVVGYFASKPVSYLSRSNNEKYLADLQKIFLFNDEEDTNAEIVKDFSIFGKCYELTYIDTQGDIRFKQYSPLEMYVEKDSQDNILFGLRYWQEKQGDTNVTKVEAYDAEGFHYFTSFDGGETFLLDQSIPHYFGEVPVTIYKNNDEEIGDFEKQIPLIDAIDKILSDSANELESFANAYLLIKGYQGTKPEDIQAMRQNGVLLLDQQGDASWLIKNINNQFQQNFFETIDNLIHIQTATPKLTTEQFSSNLSGIAIGFKLFGLESKCSVKERKMEKALRKRIRLITNILNLKGANYNYTDIQFQFSRNIPQNEMEIVQEIVQLTNMVDLETRLSWHPRIQNPKQVIEKLKQEQDTMNLDAIGDSNE; encoded by the coding sequence GTGTTAACATCAGAACAAATTAGAGATGCGATAAAGAAACATCGTACAGAATTGCCTCGATATCAGAAACTGTACAATTATTACGTTGGTCGGAATGACATTTTAAATCGTCAACTTCCTGATCCACTCAAGCCGAATAACAAAATTGCAACATCGTATCCGAGTTTGATCATTGACACTGTGGTCGGCTATTTTGCGAGCAAGCCAGTCAGTTATTTATCTCGCTCAAACAATGAAAAGTATCTTGCTGATTTGCAAAAAATCTTTCTTTTCAACGATGAAGAAGATACGAACGCAGAAATTGTGAAAGATTTTTCGATTTTCGGAAAGTGTTATGAATTAACGTATATCGATACGCAAGGAGATATCCGATTTAAGCAATATTCTCCACTTGAAATGTACGTTGAAAAGGATTCACAAGATAATATTCTTTTTGGCTTGCGTTATTGGCAAGAAAAACAAGGCGATACAAATGTAACTAAAGTGGAAGCATACGATGCAGAAGGGTTTCACTATTTCACATCGTTTGACGGTGGTGAAACGTTTTTATTAGATCAATCTATTCCTCACTATTTCGGTGAAGTGCCAGTAACGATTTATAAAAATAATGATGAGGAAATTGGGGATTTTGAAAAACAAATCCCTTTGATTGACGCTATTGATAAGATTCTTTCAGATAGCGCAAACGAATTAGAAAGTTTTGCCAATGCGTATTTGTTGATCAAAGGCTATCAAGGTACAAAGCCGGAAGATATTCAAGCCATGCGCCAGAATGGGGTGCTTTTGCTGGATCAACAAGGCGATGCTTCTTGGCTTATTAAAAATATTAACAACCAATTCCAACAAAATTTCTTTGAAACAATTGATAATTTGATACATATTCAAACAGCGACACCGAAATTGACAACAGAACAGTTCAGCTCCAATTTGTCAGGCATTGCTATAGGATTTAAACTTTTTGGACTTGAATCCAAGTGTTCAGTCAAAGAGCGCAAAATGGAAAAAGCATTGCGGAAACGTATTCGATTGATTACAAATATCCTTAATTTGAAGGGTGCGAACTACAACTATACAGATATTCAATTCCAATTCAGTCGTAACATTCCGCAAAACGAAATGGAGATTGTGCAAGAAATCGTACAACTTACGAATATGGTTGACCTTGAAACACGTCTTTCTTGGCATCCTAGAATCCAGAATCCGAAGCAGGTCATCGAGAAATTAAAGCAAGAACAAGACACAATGAATCTTGACGCTATAGGTGACAGCAATGAATGA
- the terL gene encoding phage terminase large subunit gives MDKQQKELMLQYLKRHFTDEQIEDLLLKYKGKYTGKNGLRKKLAQLDKEYFGKAYFPKYFSRESPAFHAEIEEHLQKMLDGEIKNLCVVSPRGYAKSTLGSFKIPLYCLLFRLKPFILLISANEAMAKEFLKSIRIELETNEAILEDFGDLKGDTWNTECLILTNDTCIMAKGADSSLRGIKYKNLRPTLIISDDIQKDSNISSESKLDQLKKWYWESLVNTGDTYTSFLFIGTRMTEDDLLADIMNNPTYTTLFYQAVISWSEREDLWNEWEEIVTDLSNPFRLSAAETFFEKHKEEMLKGTKVLWEAKNDYYDLMLKRIEIGDDAFSKELQNEPKSSKDRVFQELIYFTPSELDTSKLEEIVMTIDPSLAKSNRSDFSAITVLAKDEDGYFYVIDGDCRRLKPDVLIDTVIEKMSKYPISRIGIETVNFQALLKQQLEKKLIQNGYYIDIVEINSRSNKHSRIMSLQPMIANGYIKFNPHNKAYNQQILDYSSTAKNDDAPDSLEMAVTLIQKMRRIQSLDRRLLGL, from the coding sequence ATGGATAAGCAACAGAAAGAACTTATGTTGCAGTATCTCAAACGTCACTTTACAGATGAACAAATTGAAGATTTACTACTGAAATACAAAGGTAAATACACCGGTAAAAACGGTTTACGTAAAAAATTAGCCCAACTTGATAAAGAGTATTTCGGTAAAGCCTATTTTCCTAAATATTTCAGTCGTGAATCACCTGCTTTTCACGCTGAAATTGAAGAACATTTACAAAAAATGCTCGATGGAGAAATAAAAAATCTTTGCGTGGTTTCTCCACGTGGTTATGCAAAGTCTACGCTCGGAAGCTTTAAAATCCCATTATACTGCTTGCTGTTTCGTTTAAAGCCATTTATCCTTCTCATCAGTGCTAACGAAGCAATGGCAAAAGAGTTTTTGAAATCTATTCGCATTGAACTCGAAACAAATGAAGCGATTCTTGAGGATTTTGGCGACTTAAAAGGCGACACATGGAATACAGAATGCCTTATCTTGACTAATGACACATGTATCATGGCAAAAGGTGCTGATAGTTCCCTTCGTGGTATCAAATATAAGAATTTACGTCCGACATTAATTATTTCAGATGATATTCAGAAGGATAGCAATATTTCATCTGAATCTAAACTTGACCAACTAAAAAAATGGTACTGGGAATCCCTTGTGAACACAGGCGATACATATACATCATTCCTGTTCATCGGCACTCGAATGACAGAGGATGACCTGTTAGCCGATATCATGAACAACCCTACATATACAACGCTGTTTTATCAAGCCGTTATTTCATGGTCAGAACGTGAAGACCTTTGGAACGAATGGGAAGAAATCGTTACAGACCTATCGAATCCATTCAGATTGTCCGCTGCTGAAACATTTTTCGAAAAACATAAAGAGGAAATGCTCAAAGGTACAAAGGTGCTTTGGGAAGCAAAAAATGATTATTATGACTTAATGCTTAAACGTATTGAAATCGGTGACGATGCTTTCTCGAAAGAGTTACAGAACGAACCAAAGTCATCAAAGGATAGAGTATTTCAAGAACTCATTTATTTCACACCTAGCGAATTAGATACATCTAAACTTGAAGAAATCGTAATGACAATCGATCCATCACTTGCAAAGTCAAACCGTTCGGACTTTTCCGCAATCACTGTGCTTGCGAAAGACGAGGACGGTTATTTTTATGTCATTGATGGCGATTGCAGACGCTTAAAGCCAGATGTACTCATTGATACTGTCATTGAAAAAATGTCAAAATATCCTATTTCACGTATCGGCATTGAAACAGTGAACTTCCAAGCGTTGTTAAAGCAACAGCTTGAGAAAAAACTCATCCAAAACGGCTATTATATCGACATTGTGGAAATTAATTCACGCTCCAATAAACATTCACGCATCATGTCTTTGCAGCCGATGATTGCAAACGGATATATAAAATTCAACCCTCACAATAAAGCATACAATCAGCAAATTCTTGATTACTCATCGACAGCAAAGAATGATGATGCGCCAGACTCATTAGAAATGGCCGTCACGTTGATTCAGAAAATGAGACGTATCCAATCGTTAGATAGACGTTTATTAGGATTATAG
- a CDS encoding recombinase family protein, which yields MKYGYARVSSSGQNLEAQLKQLEEFGCEKIFKEKVSGRKKDNREQFNKLLETVKEGDVIVVTKLDRFARSTKDALNTIEYLNSKGVGLVVLNMGGEKVDTTTAIGKLMVTILAGIAEFEADMIRERQLEGIALAKQRGVYKGRPKKYTEHNKGLQYALELFRNRDKNGMTVNEIAEITKISRATIYREAKRLNID from the coding sequence ATGAAATATGGATATGCAAGGGTATCATCATCTGGTCAAAATTTAGAAGCGCAATTGAAACAGTTAGAGGAGTTTGGATGTGAAAAGATATTTAAGGAAAAAGTAAGTGGACGTAAAAAGGATAATCGTGAACAATTCAATAAACTTTTAGAAACAGTTAAAGAAGGCGATGTGATTGTAGTAACTAAACTAGATCGCTTTGCCAGAAGTACAAAAGATGCTTTGAATACAATAGAATATCTTAATTCAAAAGGTGTCGGACTTGTTGTTTTAAATATGGGTGGTGAAAAGGTAGATACTACTACAGCAATAGGAAAGTTAATGGTAACAATTCTTGCTGGTATCGCAGAATTTGAAGCAGATATGATACGTGAAAGACAGCTTGAAGGTATTGCATTAGCAAAGCAAAGAGGTGTCTATAAAGGCAGACCAAAGAAGTATACAGAGCATAATAAAGGTCTACAATATGCACTTGAATTATTCCGTAATCGTGACAAAAATGGGATGACAGTTAATGAGATAGCCGAGATCACGAAAATAAGTCGAGCAACGATATATCGTGAAGCAAAACGATTAAATATTGATTAA
- a CDS encoding terminase gpP N-terminus-related DNA-binding protein yields the protein MLNEREMKAIQLYYQGGMTVEEIAHECGYKNRSSIYKLLKREDAQEYIDMLAQESLKEALRTLRINSRDLSKIIVDIARGNIKNTKTVYAQLNALTNALEKAGLNQKTLVIEESNNDDQDYNELLDMLKKEEGSKEE from the coding sequence ATGTTAAACGAACGTGAAATGAAGGCAATACAATTGTATTATCAAGGCGGTATGACAGTTGAAGAGATCGCTCATGAGTGTGGATATAAAAACAGATCATCTATCTATAAACTTTTGAAACGTGAAGATGCTCAAGAGTATATTGACATGCTTGCACAAGAAAGTTTAAAGGAAGCGTTGCGAACATTGCGTATTAACTCACGTGATCTTTCAAAAATCATTGTTGATATTGCACGTGGCAATATAAAGAATACAAAGACAGTCTATGCCCAGTTGAATGCTTTGACGAACGCACTTGAGAAAGCTGGACTCAATCAGAAAACACTTGTTATTGAAGAATCGAACAATGATGATCAAGATTATAACGAATTGCTGGATATGTTGAAGAAAGAAGAAGGCAGCAAAGAGGAATGA
- a CDS encoding HNH endonuclease, whose protein sequence is MKQNTKKEKKQRISNGYILIYKPDHPKAIKRGQWQGYVYEHVIVAEKMLNRSLRDNEEVHHLNMNPSDNRPENLLILEKGQHSKIHNFMRRYDLYPIFEEIATDGHIVKKCLFCNEYIVNENKKFCNIDCRKQYEQQKKGEQNNDERDAIV, encoded by the coding sequence ATGAAACAAAATACGAAAAAGGAGAAGAAACAACGAATAAGTAATGGGTACATATTGATTTATAAGCCAGACCATCCAAAAGCCATAAAGCGTGGTCAATGGCAAGGATATGTTTACGAACATGTGATTGTTGCTGAGAAGATGCTGAATAGATCATTACGTGATAACGAAGAAGTACATCATCTTAACATGAATCCTTCTGATAACCGTCCTGAGAATTTATTGATTCTTGAAAAAGGACAGCATAGTAAAATACATAATTTTATGCGGAGATATGATTTATACCCGATATTTGAGGAAATTGCAACTGATGGACATATCGTGAAGAAGTGCTTGTTTTGTAATGAATATATAGTAAATGAGAATAAGAAATTTTGTAATATTGATTGCAGAAAACAATACGAACAACAAAAGAAAGGAGAACAAAACAATGATGAACGAGATGCAATTGTTTGA
- a CDS encoding helix-turn-helix transcriptional regulator: MNKIKKVRILLGMTQKDVAKQIGVTQAMYSMIENGKRKPSKKTAAKIEELFGISLFFVD; the protein is encoded by the coding sequence ATGAACAAAATCAAAAAAGTACGAATCCTTCTTGGTATGACACAAAAAGATGTAGCAAAACAAATTGGAGTTACACAAGCAATGTATAGCATGATCGAGAACGGAAAACGGAAGCCATCAAAAAAGACGGCTGCAAAGATTGAAGAATTGTTTGGAATATCATTGTTTTTCGTAGATTGA